Proteins encoded together in one Rossellomorea sp. y25 window:
- a CDS encoding LysM peptidoglycan-binding domain-containing protein, translating to MKKTLVSVAATAVLSSSFVSYASASTHKVESGDSLWLIANKYDTSVANLKSWNKLQSEMIFPNQVLKVAASGAQSPQAPAPPKQNTGQTSAKTYTIKSGDTLGQIAGKHSISLADLMSWNGLNNHLIYPGQVLKVSKTGSQPAPSSPAPAPAPPKQDGSVTSYSVKSGDTLSHIGMKFGVTVAQLKSWNGLSSDFLSIGQVLKVSKSGAPATPAPAQPAPPKPDSSMTSYTVKSGDTLSHIGATFGVSVSELRSWNNLSSDFLRIGQVLKVKGTAEAVKPPAAPAPSQSSSFSVDRLLSEATSHMGTPYVWGGSSAGGFDCSGFIYYVFKEAGANGVKRLSSEGYYSRSYYVNTPQPGDLVFFENTYKKGISHLGIYIGNNEFIHAGDNGVQVSSLSNSYWKSKFDGFKRFYDL from the coding sequence GTGAAAAAGACATTGGTTTCTGTAGCAGCTACGGCTGTACTCTCGTCTTCGTTTGTTAGCTATGCCTCGGCAAGCACTCACAAGGTGGAATCAGGCGACTCCCTTTGGCTGATCGCAAACAAATATGACACAAGCGTTGCCAACTTGAAGAGTTGGAACAAGCTGCAGTCAGAAATGATTTTTCCTAATCAGGTATTGAAGGTTGCCGCGAGCGGCGCCCAATCGCCACAAGCACCTGCGCCTCCAAAGCAAAACACAGGGCAGACGTCCGCTAAAACGTATACGATTAAGTCCGGGGATACATTAGGACAGATTGCCGGTAAGCATTCGATTTCCCTTGCCGATTTAATGAGCTGGAATGGTTTGAATAATCATCTGATCTATCCCGGTCAAGTGTTGAAAGTATCGAAAACGGGTTCCCAGCCTGCTCCAAGCAGTCCGGCACCCGCTCCGGCTCCACCTAAACAAGACGGTTCGGTGACAAGTTATTCAGTGAAATCTGGGGATACGTTGTCTCATATCGGGATGAAGTTTGGTGTGACGGTAGCCCAACTTAAAAGTTGGAATGGACTTTCGAGTGATTTCTTATCGATTGGACAAGTCCTGAAAGTGTCGAAATCAGGGGCTCCTGCCACTCCGGCACCGGCACAACCTGCTCCGCCTAAACCAGATAGCTCCATGACAAGCTATACCGTTAAGTCGGGAGATACCCTGTCTCATATTGGTGCAACATTTGGTGTGAGTGTAAGTGAGTTAAGAAGCTGGAATAATCTTTCGAGTGATTTCCTGCGCATCGGACAGGTCCTGAAGGTGAAGGGAACGGCTGAGGCAGTCAAGCCCCCAGCAGCTCCGGCACCAAGCCAATCTTCGTCCTTTTCCGTTGATAGATTATTAAGTGAGGCAACGTCTCATATGGGGACCCCTTATGTATGGGGAGGCTCATCGGCCGGCGGCTTTGATTGCAGCGGCTTCATCTATTATGTCTTTAAAGAAGCCGGTGCCAATGGTGTAAAGCGTCTATCCAGTGAAGGATACTACAGTCGCTCCTACTACGTGAATACACCTCAGCCGGGTGACCTTGTATTCTTCGAAAATACATATAAAAAAGGCATTTCTCACTTAGGCATTTATATCGGAAACAATGAATTCATCCATGCCGGGGACAACGGCGTCCAGGTTTCCAGCTTAAGTAACTCTTATTGGAAATCGAAGTTTGATGGATTTAAGAGATTTTATGATTTGTAG
- a CDS encoding cell wall-binding repeat-containing protein, producing MIKKTGITILFIILSFSLVKMDTAKANVNRISGENRFDTAVQISLWGWDQSDTVVLANGQTFPDALAGGPLAYKMSAPILLIYKNRLPSETLQEIERLKAKHVYILGGTGAIDATIETQLKKKNMKITRIGGDDRFQTAAKIASYLPSKKAIVANGRNFPDALAVAPYAAKNGIPIVLTESSTLPSSTLKVTEQKQETIIVGGDGVISAKVESKLPGTTRYGGVDRYETAKNIIEGLPMKKERAYVATGTNFADALSGSVLAAKENAPILLVKKEAVPSTIKSLVNSYDSFSILGGNNAVSSGVEEKLTGSLEEFRFQGVHINATEEFLRSSLGDPQRIDESRFSFDWYVYNLDPKKYIQYGVFKGIVVAVYSNSDSWVSRSGLKLGLGNTEVETKLNQIGASHNQTNDYYYDEMLIRTYYDKNDGNTLSGLLLMREDFTITNPDVNITELRNSMEKQILDQANALRARHLVAPLQADAKAQEVARAHSKDMAIRNFFSHDNPDGLSSFQRMDQAGISYSSAGENIAGGQFNAIAVHDAWVNSSGHRKNILSPLFKKLGTGVYFGGEYGVYYTQDFFTP from the coding sequence TTGATTAAAAAAACCGGCATAACCATCTTATTCATCATCCTTTCATTCAGCCTGGTAAAAATGGACACAGCAAAGGCAAATGTAAACCGGATAAGTGGAGAAAATCGCTTCGATACAGCTGTGCAGATTTCGTTATGGGGATGGGATCAATCCGACACGGTGGTGCTTGCAAACGGACAAACGTTCCCCGATGCCCTGGCAGGGGGACCGCTCGCTTATAAAATGAGTGCACCGATTCTATTAATCTACAAAAATCGTTTACCCTCTGAAACGTTGCAGGAAATCGAGCGTTTAAAGGCAAAGCACGTCTACATATTAGGTGGAACCGGCGCAATCGATGCAACCATTGAAACACAATTGAAAAAGAAAAACATGAAGATTACAAGAATCGGAGGAGACGACCGTTTCCAAACAGCCGCCAAAATCGCCAGTTACTTACCTTCCAAGAAAGCAATCGTAGCAAACGGACGGAACTTCCCGGATGCGCTGGCAGTCGCTCCTTACGCCGCCAAAAATGGCATCCCGATTGTATTGACGGAATCCAGCACTCTACCGTCATCTACCCTGAAGGTAACAGAGCAGAAACAAGAGACCATTATAGTCGGAGGTGACGGAGTGATCTCTGCCAAAGTAGAATCAAAACTCCCCGGCACAACCAGATATGGCGGTGTCGACCGTTATGAGACCGCTAAGAACATAATAGAAGGTCTTCCGATGAAAAAGGAAAGAGCTTATGTAGCAACGGGGACAAACTTCGCTGATGCCTTATCGGGGTCTGTACTGGCAGCAAAAGAAAACGCACCAATACTATTAGTGAAGAAAGAGGCTGTTCCTTCAACAATAAAAAGTCTGGTAAACTCTTATGACTCATTCTCCATTCTTGGAGGGAACAACGCCGTCTCGTCAGGTGTCGAGGAAAAGTTAACAGGAAGCCTGGAAGAGTTTCGTTTCCAAGGAGTTCATATCAATGCCACTGAAGAATTCCTTCGATCTTCCTTAGGAGATCCACAGCGAATCGATGAAAGTAGATTCAGCTTTGACTGGTATGTCTATAATCTGGATCCCAAGAAGTACATCCAATACGGTGTATTTAAAGGGATAGTGGTGGCGGTCTATTCAAACTCGGATAGCTGGGTGTCACGATCCGGACTTAAGCTTGGTCTCGGCAATACAGAAGTTGAAACCAAATTAAATCAAATAGGAGCCAGTCACAATCAGACTAACGACTATTATTACGATGAAATGCTTATTCGTACTTATTATGATAAAAATGATGGGAATACACTTTCCGGGCTCTTACTCATGAGAGAAGATTTCACGATCACAAATCCGGACGTGAATATAACGGAACTAAGAAACAGCATGGAGAAGCAGATCCTCGACCAGGCAAATGCATTACGGGCACGACATCTTGTGGCACCCCTTCAGGCGGATGCTAAAGCTCAAGAGGTAGCCAGAGCCCACAGTAAAGACATGGCCATAAGAAACTTCTTCAGTCATGATAACCCTGATGGTCTATCATCCTTTCAAAGGATGGATCAGGCTGGAATCTCATATTCATCGGCAGGGGAAAACATCGCGGGGGGACAGTTCAATGCCATCGCTGTTCATGATGCCTGGGTCAACTCATCCGGCCATCGCAAAAACATCCTGAGTCCTCTCTTCAAAAAGCTGGGGACAGGAGTATACTTCGGCGGGGAGTATGGCGTGTACTATACTCAGGATTTCTTCACTCCATAA
- a CDS encoding LytR family transcriptional regulator, with protein sequence MRADKHHKKRKWPKVVGIIVLLLLVAVGGYAYSIYHSLNKTAETMNENIDRPKSEKRTEEVKFDKKHPFSVLLLGVDERDGDKGRSDSMIVVTVNPHEKTTKMISIPRDTLVEIVGRGTEDKINHAYAFGGVEMAMDTVEEFLDIPIDYYAKINMEGFKDIVNAVGGVTVNNEFTFSSGSYTFNEGQLSLSGDKALAYARMRKQDPRGDFGRQARQRQVIQAVIKEGASVSSLWNYGDIFGAIGENVKTNLTLDEMVDIQKNYKSATKDISQSQIAGEGAKLGGIYYYIVPEEEKQKVQSDLKDHLDLN encoded by the coding sequence TTGAGAGCAGATAAACATCACAAAAAGCGCAAGTGGCCGAAAGTCGTCGGAATCATCGTTCTTCTATTACTAGTAGCTGTCGGCGGTTACGCCTATTCAATTTATCATTCATTGAATAAGACAGCTGAAACGATGAATGAAAATATTGACCGTCCGAAGTCTGAGAAGCGAACGGAAGAAGTAAAATTCGATAAAAAACACCCATTCTCTGTTTTACTGTTAGGAGTAGATGAAAGAGATGGCGACAAAGGTCGTTCAGATTCTATGATTGTCGTGACGGTGAACCCTCACGAGAAAACAACGAAGATGATAAGTATACCTCGTGATACACTCGTCGAAATCGTAGGCAGGGGAACGGAAGATAAAATCAACCATGCTTACGCTTTCGGTGGCGTCGAAATGGCCATGGACACAGTAGAAGAATTCCTGGATATTCCGATTGATTATTATGCAAAGATCAATATGGAAGGTTTCAAGGACATTGTAAATGCTGTCGGTGGAGTAACCGTAAATAATGAATTCACTTTCTCTTCTGGTAGCTATACCTTTAATGAAGGCCAGCTTTCGTTAAGTGGCGACAAAGCTCTTGCTTATGCTCGTATGAGAAAACAAGATCCACGTGGAGATTTCGGTCGTCAGGCAAGACAACGTCAAGTCATCCAGGCGGTTATTAAAGAAGGCGCCAGCGTATCGTCCCTATGGAACTATGGAGATATCTTTGGAGCCATTGGGGAGAACGTGAAAACAAACCTGACCCTTGATGAGATGGTCGACATACAGAAGAACTACAAATCGGCGACAAAAGATATTTCTCAAAGTCAAATTGCCGGTGAAGGTGCCAAACTTGGCGGAATTTACTACTACATCGTTCCTGAAGAAGAGAAACAAAAAGTACAGAGTGATTTGAAGGATCATTTGGATTTGAATTGA
- a CDS encoding tetratricopeptide repeat protein: MDFSVVGQKIKELRKNIGLSQEELAEGICTQAQISKIEKGDVFPYASTLFLISRKLGVDVNYFFDIGMTPRLDYVQEVSKQLQIARRSMNYKEMKEIVTAEEENPLFFNNNRNLQLLQWHKGIYQYELNKNVEKAEEILREAISLSHTTDKIWTEREIEILLTIGVMYSEEGDWKKALEIYQEVKTHILALPNLHDFTLRTRLYYNIARVLTRLKNFDESIQYCNEAIDWCVLKDNMYLLGELHYHIGYNYELQGILKDAQKYMQKALIVFELQGDDKFIQFIRSKIENFTPIRE; encoded by the coding sequence ATGGACTTTAGTGTTGTAGGTCAAAAGATAAAAGAATTACGTAAGAACATCGGTCTTTCCCAAGAAGAGCTGGCGGAAGGAATATGTACCCAGGCTCAGATCAGTAAGATTGAAAAAGGTGATGTGTTCCCTTACGCCTCAACACTATTCTTAATCTCAAGGAAGTTGGGTGTAGACGTGAACTACTTCTTTGATATAGGAATGACACCCCGTTTAGACTATGTACAAGAAGTCAGCAAGCAGCTTCAGATCGCAAGAAGAAGCATGAACTATAAGGAAATGAAAGAAATCGTAACCGCAGAAGAAGAGAATCCTCTGTTCTTTAATAATAATCGGAATCTTCAGTTACTTCAATGGCATAAAGGAATTTATCAATACGAACTTAATAAAAATGTGGAGAAAGCAGAGGAGATCCTGAGAGAAGCCATCTCTCTGTCCCATACGACAGATAAAATCTGGACAGAACGTGAAATTGAGATCCTTCTCACCATTGGGGTCATGTATTCTGAAGAAGGAGATTGGAAGAAGGCTCTCGAAATCTATCAGGAAGTGAAAACACATATCCTTGCTCTTCCCAATCTTCATGACTTCACGCTTAGAACAAGACTTTACTACAATATCGCCAGAGTCCTTACACGATTGAAGAATTTTGATGAGTCCATCCAGTATTGTAATGAAGCGATCGATTGGTGTGTACTGAAAGACAATATGTACCTTTTGGGAGAACTTCACTATCATATCGGCTACAACTATGAGCTTCAAGGAATCCTTAAAGACGCACAGAAATACATGCAGAAGGCACTCATCGTATTCGAGCTTCAAGGTGACGACAAGTTCATTCAATTTATCCGCAGTAAAATTGAAAACTTCACACCCATTAGAGAGTAA
- a CDS encoding sigma-70 family RNA polymerase sigma factor — MDEVIQHEKGGVMQMEVSEERLIESLIDEYEVQVTKLVYLYVKDWPAAQDITQEVFIKAFHALHQFNHKSSYKTWIYRIAINLCKDYKRSAYFRKNTIVHTFHTILKKETSVTPEQELITSEDNESVASHVYSLPLKYREVILLYYYEELTTGEIGDMLGINPSTVRTRLDRGREKLKKTMGGRIPNE; from the coding sequence ATGGATGAAGTGATACAACATGAGAAGGGGGGAGTGATGCAGATGGAGGTAAGTGAGGAAAGGTTGATTGAGAGTTTAATTGATGAGTATGAAGTACAGGTGACGAAATTGGTGTATCTCTATGTGAAAGACTGGCCGGCTGCCCAGGATATTACTCAGGAGGTATTCATTAAAGCTTTTCATGCCCTCCATCAGTTCAATCATAAATCCTCTTACAAAACGTGGATTTATAGAATTGCCATTAACTTATGTAAAGATTATAAGCGCTCGGCTTATTTCAGGAAAAATACGATCGTACATACATTTCATACCATTCTTAAAAAAGAGACGTCCGTTACACCGGAACAAGAACTCATAACGAGCGAAGACAATGAATCAGTTGCCTCTCATGTATACTCACTCCCCCTGAAATATAGAGAAGTCATACTATTATATTACTATGAAGAATTAACGACTGGGGAAATCGGAGACATGCTAGGAATCAATCCTTCCACGGTTAGGACGAGGCTGGACCGGGGAAGGGAGAAGCTGAAGAAAACAATGGGAGGGAGGATTCCCAATGAATAA
- the hutG gene encoding formimidoylglutamase, translating into MSTFQHIKQSGRAQFKDRYTTKAAELLTPWGEGMKGDIAIIGAPLSKPSISHSGASFAPDAIRRCLNSFTTYNIERGTDLAEAKKAIVDFGDITMHPTSIEDCHQRIYESVKDATNTNAAPFTIIFGGDHSITTSTVKAIKETKGTVGIIQFDAHHDLRNTEDGGPTNGTPFRRLLEEGHIKGEHLIQIGIRNYANAKAYHDYAVEQGVTVYTMKDVRQNNSSIAELIQDAIAQLESQVDTIYLSVDMDVLDQAYAPGCPAIGPGGMHPDTLTEAVQTAMQHPKVTTMDIVEIDPTLDIRDMTSRIASLLIINSLI; encoded by the coding sequence ATGAGCACATTTCAACACATTAAGCAGTCGGGTAGAGCACAATTTAAAGACCGCTACACAACGAAGGCAGCTGAACTCCTGACACCATGGGGAGAAGGAATGAAAGGGGACATCGCCATCATTGGCGCCCCCCTCTCCAAACCCTCCATCTCCCACTCAGGGGCAAGCTTCGCACCCGATGCAATCAGACGCTGCCTGAACTCGTTTACGACGTACAACATCGAAAGAGGGACGGACCTAGCCGAAGCCAAGAAAGCTATCGTCGACTTCGGGGACATCACCATGCACCCAACCTCGATAGAAGACTGCCATCAACGAATCTATGAGTCAGTCAAAGACGCAACGAACACAAACGCAGCACCCTTCACCATCATCTTTGGAGGCGACCACTCCATCACAACATCAACGGTCAAAGCCATCAAGGAAACCAAAGGTACAGTAGGTATCATCCAATTCGATGCTCACCATGACCTGCGGAACACGGAAGATGGAGGCCCTACCAATGGGACACCTTTTAGAAGGTTATTAGAAGAGGGGCACATCAAGGGTGAGCACCTGATTCAGATAGGTATCCGCAATTACGCCAATGCTAAAGCCTATCATGACTATGCCGTTGAGCAGGGTGTTACAGTTTATACCATGAAGGACGTCAGACAAAACAACTCGTCGATCGCAGAACTCATCCAAGACGCCATAGCCCAATTAGAATCCCAGGTCGATACCATCTACCTCTCAGTAGACATGGACGTCCTCGACCAGGCATACGCACCGGGCTGCCCGGCAATCGGTCCAGGAGGCATGCACCCGGACACGTTAACGGAAGCGGTTCAAACCGCCATGCAGCACCCTAAGGTAACCACCATGGACATCGTGGAAATCGATCCGACACTCGACATCAGGGACATGACAAGCAGAATAGCAAGCCTCTTGATCATAAATTCATTAATCTAA
- the hutI gene encoding imidazolonepropionase, with protein sequence MTTEKHFDTIIDNIGQLLTMDQGDGPLKGEEMSKLKVSEHGALAIRDGLVAWIGTHEEAQSLKATERIDAEGKLVTPGLVDPHTHLVFGGSREHEMALKQQGVPYLEILKRGGGILSTVGATREASEEELLTKARFHLNRMISYGVTTVEAKSGYGLDRPTELKQLRVAKQLNESHPADIVSTFLGAHAIPPEFKGRSDEFLTEMLHLLNDIEKGQLAEFVDIFCETGVFTVEQSREFLKKAKEKGFSVKIHADEIDPLGGTEMATEIGAISGDHLVGASEKGIQALGETDTIAVLLPGTSFYLNKGKFANARGMMEAGAAVALSTDFNPGSSPTENLQFIMNLASLQLKMTPEEIWNAVTVNAAYAINRGDSAGKLIEGRKADIVLWDVPNYHYVPYHYGVNHTHTVMKNGRIIYRKEKLHEHISTH encoded by the coding sequence ATGACAACAGAAAAACACTTCGATACCATCATCGACAACATCGGACAGCTCCTTACGATGGATCAGGGGGACGGACCTCTAAAAGGCGAGGAAATGAGTAAACTCAAGGTTTCAGAGCACGGGGCACTGGCTATCAGGGACGGACTTGTCGCGTGGATCGGAACGCATGAAGAAGCACAATCCCTCAAAGCGACGGAACGTATCGATGCAGAAGGAAAGCTCGTCACACCAGGTCTTGTTGACCCACATACTCACCTGGTCTTCGGCGGCTCACGTGAACACGAAATGGCCCTCAAGCAGCAGGGAGTGCCATACTTAGAGATCCTGAAACGCGGGGGAGGCATCCTATCTACAGTAGGTGCCACCCGCGAAGCATCAGAAGAAGAGCTGCTCACGAAAGCTCGCTTCCATTTAAACAGGATGATTTCATACGGAGTCACGACTGTCGAAGCGAAAAGCGGCTACGGCCTTGACCGTCCAACCGAACTAAAACAGCTGAGAGTAGCCAAACAGCTGAACGAATCGCACCCGGCAGACATCGTTTCCACATTCCTTGGAGCACACGCGATCCCACCGGAATTCAAAGGTCGCTCCGATGAATTTTTAACGGAAATGCTCCACCTGCTGAACGATATCGAAAAAGGTCAGCTGGCTGAATTCGTCGATATCTTCTGTGAAACAGGGGTATTCACAGTAGAACAATCCCGCGAGTTCCTGAAAAAAGCAAAAGAAAAAGGCTTCTCAGTAAAAATTCACGCCGACGAAATCGATCCACTTGGCGGAACGGAAATGGCAACGGAGATCGGAGCCATTAGCGGTGACCACTTAGTTGGCGCATCTGAAAAAGGCATCCAGGCACTGGGTGAAACCGACACGATCGCGGTCCTACTGCCAGGAACATCCTTCTATCTGAACAAAGGCAAGTTTGCTAACGCAAGAGGCATGATGGAAGCGGGGGCCGCGGTGGCTCTGTCAACCGACTTCAACCCGGGGAGTTCACCAACAGAGAACCTGCAATTCATTATGAATCTTGCATCCTTGCAACTGAAAATGACGCCGGAAGAAATTTGGAACGCCGTCACCGTCAACGCTGCCTATGCCATCAACAGAGGAGACTCGGCAGGAAAGCTGATAGAAGGACGTAAAGCCGACATCGTCCTGTGGGATGTACCAAACTATCATTACGTTCCATACCATTACGGGGTCAACCACACCCACACTGTCATGAAAAACGGCCGCATCATCTACCGCAAGGAGAAGCTTCATGAGCACATTTCAACACATTAA
- the hutU gene encoding urocanate hydratase — protein sequence MVKANKRIVHVKRGTDLECKGWEQEAVLRMLYNNLDPEVAEIPEDLVVYGGIGKAARNWESFDAIVHTLRNLENDETMLVQSGKPVGVFKTHKAAPRVLLSNSVLVPKWANWEHFHELDQKGLMMYGQMTAGSWIYIGTQGILQGTYETFAALAKKHFNNSLKGTITLTAGLGGMGGAQPLAVTMNGGVVIAVDVDAERIQKRLDTKYCDVKTDSIDEALMMAYEARDQGKPLSIALLGNAAEVHHELLKRDVKIDIVTDQTSAHDPLNGYVPEGYSLAEATELRKQDPKAYTTLSQKSMAKHVEAMLEFQHRGSIVFDYGNNIRQVAKDEGVDNAFDFPGFVPAYIRPLFCEGKGPFRWAALSGDPEDIYRTDRLIKELFPENEALNRWIDMAQEQVAFQGLPSRICWLGYGERVKMGLAINELVRNGELKAPIVIGRDHLDCGSVASPNRETESMKDGSDAVGDWAILNALINTAAGGSWISFHHGGGVGMGYSLHAGMVVVADGTDLAQERLERVLTTDPGMGVIRHVDAGYDIAEKTAEKHNIHIPMNKGGE from the coding sequence ATGGTTAAAGCAAACAAACGCATCGTACACGTAAAAAGAGGGACGGACCTTGAATGTAAAGGATGGGAGCAGGAAGCGGTACTCCGCATGCTCTACAATAACCTCGATCCCGAGGTAGCGGAAATTCCGGAAGATTTGGTCGTATACGGTGGTATCGGAAAAGCGGCCCGTAACTGGGAGTCCTTCGACGCAATCGTTCACACGCTCAGAAACCTGGAAAACGACGAAACCATGCTTGTTCAATCCGGTAAACCGGTTGGTGTGTTCAAAACCCATAAAGCGGCTCCAAGAGTCCTTCTTTCTAACTCGGTCCTTGTACCGAAATGGGCAAACTGGGAGCACTTCCATGAGCTGGATCAAAAAGGCCTCATGATGTATGGCCAAATGACGGCGGGAAGCTGGATCTATATCGGGACACAAGGGATCCTGCAAGGGACGTATGAAACGTTCGCAGCACTTGCGAAGAAACATTTCAATAACTCACTTAAAGGAACCATCACACTTACAGCTGGTCTAGGTGGAATGGGTGGTGCGCAGCCACTGGCCGTTACGATGAACGGTGGAGTCGTGATTGCAGTAGACGTTGATGCAGAGCGCATCCAAAAGCGTCTTGACACGAAATACTGTGACGTGAAGACAGATTCCATCGATGAAGCACTGATGATGGCTTATGAAGCACGTGACCAGGGCAAGCCTCTTTCCATCGCTTTACTAGGAAACGCGGCTGAAGTTCATCATGAACTGTTAAAACGTGACGTCAAAATCGATATCGTGACCGATCAAACATCAGCACATGATCCATTGAACGGATATGTACCTGAAGGCTATTCACTGGCGGAAGCAACAGAGCTTCGCAAACAGGACCCGAAAGCCTACACAACACTTTCACAAAAAAGCATGGCTAAACACGTGGAAGCAATGCTTGAGTTCCAACATAGAGGTTCCATCGTATTCGACTACGGCAACAACATCCGTCAGGTAGCGAAGGATGAAGGAGTCGACAATGCCTTTGATTTCCCTGGCTTCGTTCCAGCCTACATCCGTCCATTATTCTGTGAAGGAAAAGGACCTTTCCGCTGGGCAGCTCTGTCAGGAGATCCTGAGGATATCTATAGAACGGATCGTTTGATCAAAGAGCTTTTCCCTGAAAACGAAGCATTGAATCGCTGGATCGATATGGCACAGGAGCAAGTGGCATTCCAAGGGCTGCCTTCCCGTATTTGCTGGCTGGGGTATGGCGAGCGTGTGAAAATGGGTCTTGCCATCAACGAACTTGTCCGAAACGGAGAACTGAAAGCGCCGATCGTCATCGGCCGTGACCATCTGGATTGCGGATCCGTTGCTTCACCGAACCGTGAAACCGAAAGCATGAAGGACGGAAGTGACGCAGTAGGAGACTGGGCAATCCTGAACGCCCTCATCAACACAGCGGCAGGCGGCTCATGGATCTCCTTCCACCACGGTGGCGGAGTAGGAATGGGGTACTCTCTACATGCTGGTATGGTCGTCGTTGCAGATGGGACGGACCTTGCTCAAGAACGTCTGGAGCGAGTCCTGACAACAGACCCGGGAATGGGCGTCATCCGCCACGTCGACGCGGGCTACGACATTGCAGAAAAAACAGCCGAAAAACACAACATCCACATCCCGATGAACAAAGGAGGAGAATAA
- the hutH gene encoding histidine ammonia-lyase encodes MVELTGCSLSLDEAKRVIYGKEQVELSPVSMERVRKSREAVERIVKEKRVVYGINTGFGKFSDVLIDADDVEELQLNLIHSHACGVGDPFPENVSRAMLLLRCNALLKGYSGVRPVIVERLAEFLNKGIHPVVPQQGSLGASGDLAPLSHLALALMGEGEVHYKGEVHQTLPVLSKENIFPIQLQAKEGLALINGTQAMTAMGVIGYLEAEELAFQSEMIASLTLEGLRGIMDAFDEDIHLVRGYPQQVATAERIRDYLEDSKLTTKQGELRVQDAYSLRCIPQVHGASWQALDYVKEKLEIEMNAATDNPLIFDDGEKIISGGNFHGQPIAFAMDFMKIAIAELANISERRIERLVNPQLNDLPPFLSPQPGLQSGAMIMQYCAASLVSENKTLAHPASVDSIPSSANQEDHVSMGTIGSRHAYQILQNTRRVLAVELICNLQAAEHRGTDLLASKTRQFYEAARKVIPSITKDRIFSKDIEKANQWLQQTTLSTLIKPTKTKEETTNG; translated from the coding sequence ATGGTGGAGTTGACGGGTTGTAGTTTGAGTTTGGATGAGGCGAAGAGGGTTATTTATGGGAAGGAGCAGGTGGAGCTTTCGCCGGTTAGTATGGAGCGGGTGCGGAAGAGTCGCGAGGCGGTTGAGCGGATTGTGAAGGAGAAGCGTGTGGTGTACGGGATCAACACGGGCTTTGGGAAGTTCAGTGATGTGTTGATCGATGCGGATGATGTGGAGGAGCTTCAGCTTAACTTGATCCATTCCCATGCATGCGGTGTGGGTGATCCGTTCCCGGAGAATGTTTCCCGTGCCATGCTTCTACTGAGATGCAACGCCCTTTTAAAAGGGTACTCAGGTGTGAGACCGGTCATCGTCGAACGCCTGGCAGAATTCCTCAATAAAGGGATCCATCCAGTCGTGCCACAGCAGGGTTCACTGGGAGCAAGCGGCGACTTAGCACCACTTTCCCATTTAGCACTCGCTCTGATGGGAGAAGGAGAAGTCCATTATAAAGGAGAAGTCCATCAAACCCTTCCTGTCCTTTCAAAAGAAAATATCTTCCCTATCCAGCTTCAGGCAAAAGAAGGATTGGCACTCATCAACGGAACGCAAGCGATGACGGCAATGGGGGTCATCGGATACCTGGAAGCAGAGGAACTTGCCTTCCAAAGCGAGATGATTGCAAGTCTGACCTTAGAGGGACTTAGAGGAATCATGGATGCCTTCGACGAAGATATTCATTTAGTAAGAGGCTATCCTCAGCAGGTCGCTACGGCCGAAAGAATCCGGGATTACCTGGAAGACAGTAAACTGACAACGAAACAAGGAGAACTCAGAGTCCAGGACGCCTATTCGTTACGATGCATCCCACAGGTACATGGAGCATCCTGGCAGGCACTTGACTATGTAAAAGAAAAGCTTGAAATCGAAATGAACGCGGCGACAGATAATCCGCTGATCTTTGATGATGGGGAAAAAATCATCTCAGGTGGGAATTTCCATGGACAGCCGATCGCCTTCGCCATGGATTTTATGAAGATTGCCATAGCAGAGCTAGCAAACATTTCTGAAAGACGTATCGAACGATTAGTGAACCCGCAGCTGAATGATCTGCCGCCGTTCCTGAGTCCACAACCTGGTCTCCAATCCGGTGCCATGATCATGCAATACTGTGCCGCATCACTCGTATCCGAAAACAAAACACTCGCCCATCCGGCCAGTGTCGATTCCATCCCATCATCCGCCAATCAGGAAGACCACGTCAGCATGGGAACAATCGGATCACGACATGCCTACCAAATCTTACAGAACACAAGAAGAGTCCTGGCCGTCGAACTCATCTGCAACCTACAGGCAGCAGAGCATAGAGGGACGGACCTCCTGGCCAGCAAAACACGACAATTTTATGAAGCAGCGAGAAAGGTCATTCCTTCCATTACAAAGGACCGGATCTTCTCGAAAGATATAGAAAAAGCCAACCAGTGGCTGCAGCAAACAACACTGAGCACGCTCATCAAACCAACCAAAACAAAGGAGGAAACGACAAATGGTTAA